A region from the Aegilops tauschii subsp. strangulata cultivar AL8/78 chromosome 5, Aet v6.0, whole genome shotgun sequence genome encodes:
- the LOC109779164 gene encoding uncharacterized protein codes for MNPMVKCCLLLLLFLAVLLPEARATSCHPDDLHALRGFAGNLSRGAVLLRAAWSGDMCCGWDGVGCDGTDGRVTALRLPGRGLVGPIPGASLAGLMRLEELDLGYNSLHNISGALTMLRGCQNLSTLILTKNFGGEELPGDGIIAGFKSLVVLDLGDCALKGRVPEWLSQCKNMEVLDLSRNQLVGTIPSWIGRLDHLCYLDLSNNTLVGEVPKSSKGLNTSGCSPGISFTNMSLYLKRSGTSILRRQLKHAPNVIAGTNNIVRSGSNNVVAGNDNTIIFGNNNAVSGSYQVVYGNNHVVTGDNHVVSGSNHAASGSHHVVIGKHNIVSGTHNDVGGSKNIVSGSNNVVSGSHNTVSGKNHFVTGHNKVVT; via the coding sequence ATGAATCCCATGGTGAAATgctgcctgctcctcctcctcttcttggCGGTTCTCTTGCCCGAGGCGCGCGCGACTTCGTGCCACCCCGACGACCTACATGCGCTGCGGGGCTTCGCCGGGAACCTTAGCAGGGGGGCCGTTCTCCTTCGTGCCGCCTGGTCCGGCGACATGTGCTGCGGCTGGGATGGCGTGGGTTGTGACGGGACCGACGGCCGCGTCACGGCGTTGCGCCTCCCTGGGCGCGGCCTTGTGGGGCCCATCCCAGGAGCCTCCCTCGCGGGTCTCATGCGGCTGGAGGAACTCGACCTCGGCTACAACAGCTTGCACAACATCTCAGGGGCGCTCACCATGCTGCGTGGGTGCCAGAACCTCAGCACGCTGATTCTCACCAAGAATTTCGGTGGCGAGGAGCTACCCGGTGATGGCATTATTGCTGGGTTCAAGAGCCTCGTGGTGCTGGACCTTGGTGATTGTGCTCTCAAGGGCAGGGTTCCGGAATGGTTGTCTCAATGCAAGAACATGGAGGTCCTTGACTTGTCCCGCAACCAACTGGTCGGCACCATCCCGTCGTGGATTGGTAGGCTTGATCACCTTTGCTACTTGGATCTCTCCAACAATACATTGGTTGGCGAGGTACCCAAGAGTTCTAAGGGCCTCAACACCTCCGGGTGTTCACCAGGTATCAGTTTCACTAACATGTCATTGTATCTGAAGCGTAGTGGAACAAGCATACTTCGCCGACAACTTAAGCATGCCCCAAATGTCATAGCTGGGACCAACAACATTGTCAGATCTGGTAGCAACAACGTTGTGGCTGGGAATGACAACACTATCATATTTGGGAATAACAACGCCGTATCCGGGAGCTACCAGGTCGTATATGGTAATAACCATGTCGTAACTGGGGATAACCATGTCGTGTCTGGGAGCAACCATGCCGCGTCTGGGAGCCACCATGTCGTGATTGGGAAGCACAATATTGTGTCCGGGACCCACAATGACGTAGGTGGGAGCAAAAATATCGTATCTGGTAGCAACAATGTTGTATCTGGGAGCCACAATACCGTGTCTGGTAAGAACCATTTCGTGACTGGGCACAACAAAGTCGTAACCTGA